The Synergistaceae bacterium genome contains the following window.
GAGAACCGATATTTTTATGCCCTGGGGTGCGCCTAAATTCAGTTTCCTCGCCATCGGGGCGCTTCTGGCGGGATTTTTCTCCGTTATGATCGAGTCCATCGGAGATTATCATTCCTGCTCCTACGCCTCCGGACTTCCAGACCCCACGCCGGAGATGATCAACCGTGGCATCGGGGCGGAGGGGCTGGACTGCGCGATTTCCGGACTGCTGGGCTCGGTGGGGACCACCTCTTACACCGAAAACATCGGCCTCATCGGACTTACCGGCGTGGCTTCCCGCAATGTCGTCCGTACAGGGGCGGTAATTCTCTTGGGGATGAGTATGCTGGGCAAACTGGGAGCCCTGGTGGCAACGATGCCGACTCCGGTCATCGGGGGAGCGTACATCGCCCTCTTCGGCACCATTGGCGCGCTGGGCATTCAGGTTCTGTTGCGGGCGGATATGGGCAGCCAGCGCAACGTTTTGATCGTGGGCTTTTCCTTCCTGATGGCCATGGGGCTGCCTGGCTGGGTGGGACAGGAATCGGTTCAAAAGGCGCTCACCGATCCCGCCTCCGGACCTTTTCTCTCCACGCTGGGAGGCATGGTGTGGGCCATTCTCAGAACGCCCATGGCCGTGGCGGGAATCTGCGCCGCCCTCTGTGATTCTCTGGTTCCCGGCACGGACGAGGAACGCGGTATATCTGAACGACAGTCCTGATGATTTTTGATGGGGATCAGTTCGCGCGCTTCAGCAGACCGACCATGCGGAGCGCGAAGAACACGATGGCGAGCCCCACGCCGACGTTGAGAGCAGTCATGAGTGCCGGGGGAAGAAAGGTTTTGACGACGCTGCCCGCCATCGCCACTCCGTTGAGGAAGAGAAACGTCGCCCCGGCACAGCCCGCGCCAAAGGGAAGGATCTGGCGCCGGTCCATGTCCTCCGCCGTGATACGCGTGGAAAAAACGCCGCCCCAGAAAACGATGGTGAGAGGATTGGAACCCGTCAGAATCGCGGCCCGCAGAAATACGTTCTCCGTTTCGGAGCTTTGAAACAGCGCGATCTGCGGCATAAAGGAGAACCCCAGCGCACCCGCGGCGATGTCCAGTCCGAAAAGCACCAGGACACCGGCCCCCGCGATGCGGATTGCCTTTTTTACCCGTTCATTCTGCAGAAACGCGGAGATTCCAAGCGCGGCCAGGGCGATGTACAGCCCGTCCACGACGGTGGTGGCCAGCGCCGCCAATGACCCCATGAGAAACCCCAGCCTTCCCGCCGTGTTGAAAACCATCAGGCACACGGGTCCCACCGCCAGCTGCAAAAGAAGCCCAAAACGCAGTCCCGACAAAAATATGCTCATATTTTTTCCCTTCCGGATGTGAATTTCTCCCTGGAGGAAGTATACCGCTTTTGACGGGCGCTCTTGGATTTTTCTCCGCAACATGATACATTTTCACAATTATATATGCAAAGATCGCGCAGAAAACGCAATTGAGGGAGAGGAAAAGATCATGAACGCCGATGCGAAAATATACGTCGCCGGACATCGCGGACTGGTGGGAAGCGCCCTGACGCGACAGCTGGAGCGAAAGGGATTTCACAACCTCCTGCTGAGGACCAGTTCCGAGCTGGATCTGAGAGATCCTGCGGCGACGCGGGCGTTTTTTGCCGCCGAAAGACCGGAGTACGTTTTTCTGGCGGCGGCGAAGGTGGGCGGCATCTACGCGAACAGCGTCTGTCCGGCGGATTTCATTTACGACAATCTGGCGATCGAAACCAGCGTGATTCACGGGGCGTATGAAACAGGGGTGAAGAAGCTGCTGTTTCTGGGAAGCTCCTGCATTTATCCGCGTCTGGCCCCTCAGCCCATAAAAGAAAGCGCTCTTCTGACCGGCGAACTGGAACCCACCAACGAACCCTACGCGGTAGCCAAAATTGCGGGAATTCGGCTTTGTCAGGCGTTCAATCGTCAGTATGGGACGAATTTCATCTCCGTTATGCCGACCAACCTTTACGGTCCGGGAGACAACTACGACCTCGACAGCTCCCACGTTCTGCCGGCCATGATCCGCAGGTTCCACGAGGCGAAGATGAAGAATGCTCCGTCGGTAACGCTTTGGGGCACGGGGACGCCGCGTCGGGAGTTTCTTTACGTGGACGACATGGCCGACGCCTGCATCTTTCTGATGGAGCGTCATGAGGGGTCGCAGATCGTGAACATCGGGACGGGAGTGGATCTGACGATCCGGGAACTGGCGGAAACGGTCCGAAGGGTCGTCGGCTATGAGGGCGCGATCCAGTGGGATACCTCGAAGCCGGATGGCACGCCGAGAAAACTGCT
Protein-coding sequences here:
- a CDS encoding GDP-L-fucose synthase, giving the protein MNADAKIYVAGHRGLVGSALTRQLERKGFHNLLLRTSSELDLRDPAATRAFFAAERPEYVFLAAAKVGGIYANSVCPADFIYDNLAIETSVIHGAYETGVKKLLFLGSSCIYPRLAPQPIKESALLTGELEPTNEPYAVAKIAGIRLCQAFNRQYGTNFISVMPTNLYGPGDNYDLDSSHVLPAMIRRFHEAKMKNAPSVTLWGTGTPRREFLYVDDMADACIFLMERHEGSQIVNIGTGVDLTIRELAETVRRVVGYEGAIQWDTSKPDGTPRKLLDVSLLHGLGWKHSTELEEGIAKTCRAFLASEQFEVKDLKLE
- a CDS encoding purine/pyrimidine permease, yielding MAKKQIIYGADVTPPFPIMVLAGAQHVLTLFGATTLVPLIFGPAMGMSPEQLAKFIGCVYFGMGIATLVQTHPKLGTGLPIVQGSSFSFIPPIMTIIGAYGAMGPETIMQYVGGGLIVGGLVLSALGYLKIVGYIRRFITPVVIGPTIMAIGFSLAGTAVGSAGQNWPISLLVVLLIFFFSLIVKNRIINIFAILASILIAWLVCVLISQAGWVAAGHPVYVSFDTVAQAPVWRTDIFMPWGAPKFSFLAIGALLAGFFSVMIESIGDYHSCSYASGLPDPTPEMINRGIGAEGLDCAISGLLGSVGTTSYTENIGLIGLTGVASRNVVRTGAVILLGMSMLGKLGALVATMPTPVIGGAYIALFGTIGALGIQVLLRADMGSQRNVLIVGFSFLMAMGLPGWVGQESVQKALTDPASGPFLSTLGGMVWAILRTPMAVAGICAALCDSLVPGTDEERGISERQS
- a CDS encoding LysE family translocator, which produces MSIFLSGLRFGLLLQLAVGPVCLMVFNTAGRLGFLMGSLAALATTVVDGLYIALAALGISAFLQNERVKKAIRIAGAGVLVLFGLDIAAGALGFSFMPQIALFQSSETENVFLRAAILTGSNPLTIVFWGGVFSTRITAEDMDRRQILPFGAGCAGATFLFLNGVAMAGSVVKTFLPPALMTALNVGVGLAIVFFALRMVGLLKRAN